In Silene latifolia isolate original U9 population chromosome X, ASM4854445v1, whole genome shotgun sequence, the following proteins share a genomic window:
- the LOC141616975 gene encoding uncharacterized protein LOC141616975, whose translation MNCVTTVSYEILFNGKPLPQFRPLCGLRQGDPLSPYLFILCMEVLATNIDVAHEVGRVHSFSLCRGVRPITHLFFADDSVFFFKDKGHTAANLMSLINDYCEASGQRLNLDKSDILFSPNTTLTRVQKLLRTLQIRNNKGIGKYLGIPAEFQESKKGIFKALVDHITKRKNVHWCSKNFLSFPKSAGGLGIRNIECLNKALLAKHGWRLISGDSSLFSRIFRRKLFGTEVFTSFRDLSKGTGASWGIRSILHGLQLIRDRIGWKPGRASNLNVWLTRWVGGEYPDPKDCWLGINDVNMAHLQVRHLLMPNGGWNEPYIRTIFTDEFAARILAIPIPPSRMVDKVFWPLTKDGCYSVKSGYGLLFDDYMTRKSTRNDRVRISDRGREFCRKNLWHLPVPSTWKILVWRILTNTLPVGKEFQKRNLAISVTCGMCGVEEENLETVEHIFRDCSLSARVWAGSILGIRVENAWRINITDWIKYLSSGEDGKRRVVIFMTVLWGLWAIRNKAKFDNVSLNSHVISGFFFGLIREKAHLLSDLIEGSGSLIGSRKNRETGRDDMKAEIKEGYPLQLIGKQDRCDVIRVQVDASWNRNYDAAFGWVATDWRGCEVMRRQKRIKAESALQAEALGVRDVLLWASSGGFLHIQISSDCLQLINELAGADGKG comes from the exons ATGAACTGTGTTACTACAGTGAGCTATGAAATTCTTTTCAATGGGAAGCCATTACCTCAGTTTCGGCCTTTGTGTGGATTACGCCAAGGAGATCCGCTATCCCCATACCTCTTTATTTTGTGCATGGAGGTGCTCGCGACGAATATTGATGTCGCCCACGAGGTGGGACGGGTCCATAGTTTTAGCCTCTGCAGAGGAGTACGACCTATCACACACCTTTTCTTTGCAGATGATTCAGTTTTCTTCTTTAAGGATAAGGGCCACACAGCTGCCAATCTTATGAGCCTGATTAATGACTATTGTGAGGCGTCGGGACAAAGATTAAACCTGGATAAATCAGACATTCTCTTTAGCCCAAACACTACTCTGACTAGGGTGCAGAAGCTGTTGCGGACATTGCAAATCAGGAATAATAAAGGAATTGGGAAGTATCTGGGAATACCGGCAGAGTTTCAGGAATCAAAAAAAGGAATTTTTAAAGCTCTAGTGGACCACATTACCAAAC GAAAGAATGTCCACTGGTGCAGTAAGAATTTTCTGAGTTTTCCAAAGAGTGCTGGAGGTTTAGGAATTCGGAATATAGAATGCTTGAATAAAGCTCTTTTGGCCAAGCATGGTTGGAGATTGATTTCGGGAGACTCTTCTCTTTTTAGCAGGATTTTTAGACGAAAGTTATTTGGAACGGAAGTTTTCACATCCTTTAGAGATCTTTCCAAGGGTACTGGGGCGTCGTGGGGTATCCGCAGCATTCTGCATGGTTTACAACTGATTAGGGATCGTATTGGATGGAAACCAGGAAGAGCTTCTAACTTGAATGTCTGGCTAACAAGATGGGTGGGAGGCGAGTATCCGGATCCAAAGGATTGCTGGTTAGGTATCAATGATGTTAATATGGCGCACCTGCAGGTGAGACACCTTCTGATGCCTAATGGAGGGTGGAATGAACCTTACATAAGGACAATTTTTACGGATGAGTTTGCGGCGCGGATTCTGGCGATACCTATTCCTCCTTCGAGGATGGTTGATAAGGTTTTCTGGCCCCTAACAAAGGATGGGTGTTACTCTGTAAAGAGTGGATATGGGCTGCTCTTTGATGATTACATGACTAGGAAAAGTACACGGAATGATAGAGTTAGGATTAGCGACAGGGGAAGGGAGTTTTGTAGGAAGAATTTATGGCACCTTCCGGTCCCTAGTACGTGGAAGATTCTGGTTTGGAGAATCCTAACTAACACTCTACCGGTGGGGAAGGAATTTCAGAAGCGAAATCTGGCCATAAGTGTTACTTGTGGAATGTGTGGGGTTGAGGAGGAGAATCTAGAAACGGTTGAACATATCTTCCGGGACTGCTCACTATCCGCTAGGGTTTGGGCTGGGTCAATTTTAGGAATCAGGGTAGAGAATGCATGGAGGATAAATATCACTGATTGGATTAAGTATTTATCAAGCGGTGAGGACGGAAAGAGACGGGTGGTTATTTTCATGACAGTTTTATGGGGCCTATGGGCTATACGCAACAAGGCTAAATTTGACAACGTGAGCTTGAATTCACATGTTATTTCTGGGTTTTTTTTTGGCTTGATTAGGGAAAAGGCTCATCTGCTCAGTGACCTCATAGAGGGTAGTGGGTCATTGATTGGCTCAAGGAAGAATCGTGAAACTGGCCGTGATGATATGAAAGCTGAGATAAAGGAGGGGTACCCTCTTCAATTGATTGGTAAGCAAGACCGGTGTGATGTCATACGTGTCCAGGTTGATGCTAGCTGGAATCGGAATTATGACGCGGCTTTTGGGTGGGTGGCCACTGATTGGAGGGGCTGTGAGGTGATGAGACGACAGAAGCGAATCAAGGCCGAATCAGCGTTACAGGCGGAAGCCTTGGGAGTACGTGATGTTCTCTTATGGGCTTCTTCAGGGGGTTTCCTTCATATCCAAATATCATCAGACTGTCTTCAACTTATCAATGAGCTTGCAGGAGCGGATGGAAAAGGCTAA